A single genomic interval of Lepidochelys kempii isolate rLepKem1 chromosome 13, rLepKem1.hap2, whole genome shotgun sequence harbors:
- the CDK5RAP1 gene encoding mitochondrial tRNA methylthiotransferase CDK5RAP1 isoform X1 — MRGQERSPCPETRTPGIAPRSSQVAVSEVGLASECPALWAFAGCLVSRPSAAMLQPLQRVLGAAGMFPGRPLSWAAGSEGRARLSTRGPGERDGGLADFSARLAAGPTLRHFLRNASPAQGTRHQLEEPEEPAPYLTSSILEEARRKVAVYLETYGCQMNVNDTEIAWAILQKSGYLRTRQLEEADVILLVTCSVREKAEQAIWNRLRHLTALKSKRLRSQAPLRIGILGCMAERLREEILHKEKLVDIVAGPDAYRDLPRLLTVAESGQQAANVLLSLDETYADVLPVQTSPDATSAFVSIMRGCDNMCSYCIVPFTRGRERSRPVASILREVQMLSDQGVKEVTLLGQNVNSFRDTSEVQFRSAAAPGLSRGFSTIYKAKEGGLRFTHLLDQVSRVDPEMRIRFTSPHPKDFPDEVLQLIQERRNICKQLHLPAQSGSSRILEAMRRGYTREAYLELIQHVRDSIPGVSLSSDFIAGFCGETEGDHQQTVSLLRQVRYNVGFLFAYSMRQKTRAYHRLQDDVPAEVKRRRLEELISVFREEATRANGAMVGRSQLVLVEGPSKRSAAQLCGRNDGNIRVVFPDTEMEDGTGSGALVRAQPGDYVLVKITSASSQTLKGVLLRRTTLRESAARL, encoded by the exons ATGCGGGGGCAGGAGCGCAGCCCGTGTCCTGAAACCCGCACGCCGGGGATTGCGCCCAGGTCATCGCAGGTGGCTGTCAGTGAAGTGGGGCTGGCTAGTGAATGCCCGGCTCTCTGGGCTTTTGCAGGGTGTCTGGTCTCTCGCCCATCGGCCGCGATGCTCCAGCCCTTACAACGCGTCTTGGGAGCAGCTGGGATGTTCCCCGGGAGGCCCTTGTCCTGGGCCGCTGGCTCCGAGGGCCGAGCTCGCCTGTCCACCCGGGGCCCGGGCGAGCGGGACGGGGGCCTGGCGGACTTCAGCGCCCGGCTGGCAGCGGGGCCAACGCTGCGGCACTTCTTAAGAAACGCGTCCCCAGCTCAGGGAACTCGCCATCAGCTGGAGgagccggaggagccagcgccctATCTCACCTCCAGCATCCTGGAGGAAGCCAGGAGGAAAG TTGCAGTGTATCTGGAGACCTATGGCTGCCAAATGAACGTTAATGACACCGAGATTGCCTGGGCCATCCTACAGAAGAGTGGCTACCTGAGGACACGCCAGCTGGAGGAG GCGGACGTGATTCTCCTGGTCACCTGCTCTGTCAG GGAGAAGGCTGAGCAGGCGATCTGGAACCGCCTGCGGCACCTCACGGCTCTGAAATCCAAGCGGCTGCGGTCCCAGGCACCTCTCCGCATCGGGATTCTAG GCTGCATGGctgagaggctgagggaggagATCCTGCACAAGGAGAAGCTGGTGGATATCGTGGCAGGCCCTGATGCTTACCGTGACCTGCCCCGGCTGCTGACTGTGGCCGAATCGGGCCAGCAGGCTGCCAACGTCCTGCTCTCCTTAGACGAGACGTATGCAGATGTCCTGCCTGTCCAGACCAGCCCGGATGCCACCTCTGCGTTTGT ATCGATCATGCGCGGCTGTGACAACATGTGTAGCTACTGCATCGTCCCCTTCACCCGCGGCCGCGAGAGGAGCCGGCCCGTGGCCTCCATCCTGCGGGAAGTGCAGATGCTGTCTGATCAG GGGGTGAAAGAAGTGACCCTCCTGGGTCAAAACGTCAATAGCTTCCGAGACACCTCCGAGGTCCAGTTCCGTTCGGCAGCCGCTCCTGGCCTGAGCCGCGGCTTTAGCACCATCTACAAGGCTAAAGAGGGGGGCTTGCGCTTCACACATCTGCTGGATCAGGTCTCCAGAGTCGACCCGGAAATGCGGATCCGTTTCACCTCCCCGCACCCCAAGGACTTTCCTGACGAG GTCCTGCAACTCATCCAGGAGAGGCGCAACATCTGCAAACAGCTCCACCTCCCGGCCCAGAGCGGGAGCTCCCGAATCCTGGAGGCCATGAGGCGAGG CTACACAAGAGAAGCGTATTTAGAGCTCATACAGCATGTGCGGGATTCCATACCAG GAGTGAGTCTCAGCAGCGATTTCATCGCTGGCTTCTGCGGCGAGACCGAGGGCGATCACCAGCAGACAGTGTCTTTGCTCAGGCAAGTCCGCTACAACGTGGGTTTCCTCTTTGCCTACAGCATGAGGCAG AAAACCCGGGCTTATCACCGGCTGCAGGACGACGTACCGGCTGAGGTGAAGCGAAGGCGGCTGGAGGAACTCATCTCCGTCTTCCGGGAGGAGGCCACCAGGGCGAACGGGGCCATGGTGGGCCGGTCGCAGCTCGTGCTGGTGGAGGGG cccagcaaGCGCTCTGCCGCCCAGCTGTGCGGTCGGAACGACGGAAACATCAGAGTGGTCTTCCCCGACACGGAGATGGAGGACGGCACTGGCTCAGGGGCTCTGgtcagagcccagccaggggacTATGTGCTGGTGAAG ATTACCTCCGCCAGCTCCCAGACCCTGAAGGGAGTTCTGCTTCGCCGCACCACCCTCAGAGAATCAGCAGCGCGCCTTTGA
- the CDK5RAP1 gene encoding mitochondrial tRNA methylthiotransferase CDK5RAP1 isoform X5, with amino-acid sequence MRGQERSPCPETRTPGIAPRSSQVAVSEVGLASECPALWAFAGCLVSRPSAAMLQPLQRVLGAAGMFPGRPLSWAAGSEGRARLSTRGPGERDGGLADFSARLAAGPTLRHFLRNASPAQGTRHQLEEPEEPAPYLTSSILEEARRKVAVYLETYGCQMNVNDTEIAWAILQKSGYLRTRQLEEADVILLVTCSVREKAEQAIWNRLRHLTALKSKRLRSQAPLRIGILGCMAERLREEILHKEKLVDIVAGPDAYRDLPRLLTVAESGQQAANVLLSLDETYADVLPVQTSPDATSAFVSIMRGCDNMCSYCIVPFTRGRERSRPVASILREVQMLSDQGVKEVTLLGQNVNSFRDTSEVQFRSAAAPGLSRGFSTIYKAKEGGLRFTHLLDQVSRVDPEMRIRFTSPHPKDFPDEVLQLIQERRNICKQLHLPAQSGSSRILEAMRRGYTREAYLELIQHVRDSIPENPGLSPAAGRRTG; translated from the exons ATGCGGGGGCAGGAGCGCAGCCCGTGTCCTGAAACCCGCACGCCGGGGATTGCGCCCAGGTCATCGCAGGTGGCTGTCAGTGAAGTGGGGCTGGCTAGTGAATGCCCGGCTCTCTGGGCTTTTGCAGGGTGTCTGGTCTCTCGCCCATCGGCCGCGATGCTCCAGCCCTTACAACGCGTCTTGGGAGCAGCTGGGATGTTCCCCGGGAGGCCCTTGTCCTGGGCCGCTGGCTCCGAGGGCCGAGCTCGCCTGTCCACCCGGGGCCCGGGCGAGCGGGACGGGGGCCTGGCGGACTTCAGCGCCCGGCTGGCAGCGGGGCCAACGCTGCGGCACTTCTTAAGAAACGCGTCCCCAGCTCAGGGAACTCGCCATCAGCTGGAGgagccggaggagccagcgccctATCTCACCTCCAGCATCCTGGAGGAAGCCAGGAGGAAAG TTGCAGTGTATCTGGAGACCTATGGCTGCCAAATGAACGTTAATGACACCGAGATTGCCTGGGCCATCCTACAGAAGAGTGGCTACCTGAGGACACGCCAGCTGGAGGAG GCGGACGTGATTCTCCTGGTCACCTGCTCTGTCAG GGAGAAGGCTGAGCAGGCGATCTGGAACCGCCTGCGGCACCTCACGGCTCTGAAATCCAAGCGGCTGCGGTCCCAGGCACCTCTCCGCATCGGGATTCTAG GCTGCATGGctgagaggctgagggaggagATCCTGCACAAGGAGAAGCTGGTGGATATCGTGGCAGGCCCTGATGCTTACCGTGACCTGCCCCGGCTGCTGACTGTGGCCGAATCGGGCCAGCAGGCTGCCAACGTCCTGCTCTCCTTAGACGAGACGTATGCAGATGTCCTGCCTGTCCAGACCAGCCCGGATGCCACCTCTGCGTTTGT ATCGATCATGCGCGGCTGTGACAACATGTGTAGCTACTGCATCGTCCCCTTCACCCGCGGCCGCGAGAGGAGCCGGCCCGTGGCCTCCATCCTGCGGGAAGTGCAGATGCTGTCTGATCAG GGGGTGAAAGAAGTGACCCTCCTGGGTCAAAACGTCAATAGCTTCCGAGACACCTCCGAGGTCCAGTTCCGTTCGGCAGCCGCTCCTGGCCTGAGCCGCGGCTTTAGCACCATCTACAAGGCTAAAGAGGGGGGCTTGCGCTTCACACATCTGCTGGATCAGGTCTCCAGAGTCGACCCGGAAATGCGGATCCGTTTCACCTCCCCGCACCCCAAGGACTTTCCTGACGAG GTCCTGCAACTCATCCAGGAGAGGCGCAACATCTGCAAACAGCTCCACCTCCCGGCCCAGAGCGGGAGCTCCCGAATCCTGGAGGCCATGAGGCGAGG CTACACAAGAGAAGCGTATTTAGAGCTCATACAGCATGTGCGGGATTCCATACCAG AAAACCCGGGCTTATCACCGGCTGCAGGACGACGTACCGGCTGA
- the CDK5RAP1 gene encoding mitochondrial tRNA methylthiotransferase CDK5RAP1 isoform X3, translated as MRGQERSPCPETRTPGIAPRSSQVAVSEVGLASECPALWAFAGCLVSRPSAAMLQPLQRVLGAAGMFPGRPLSWAAGSEGRARLSTRGPGERDGGLADFSARLAAGPTLRHFLRNASPAQGTRHQLEEPEEPAPYLTSSILEEARRKVAVYLETYGCQMNVNDTEIAWAILQKSGYLRTRQLEEADVILLVTCSVREKAEQAIWNRLRHLTALKSKRLRSQAPLRIGILGCMAERLREEILHKEKLVDIVAGPDAYRDLPRLLTVAESGQQAANVLLSLDETYADVLPVQTSPDATSAFVSIMRGCDNMCSYCIVPFTRGRERSRPVASILREVQMLSDQGVKEVTLLGQNVNSFRDTSEVQFRSAAAPGLSRGFSTIYKAKEGGLRFTHLLDQVSRVDPEMRIRFTSPHPKDFPDEVLQLIQERRNICKQLHLPAQSGSSRILEAMRRGYTREAYLELIQHVRDSIPGVSLSSDFIAGFCGETEGDHQQTVSLLRQVRYNVGFLFAYSMRQKTRAYHRLQDDVPAEVKRRRLEELISVFREEATRANGAMVGRSQLVLVEGLLQPELLLNDTEGGF; from the exons ATGCGGGGGCAGGAGCGCAGCCCGTGTCCTGAAACCCGCACGCCGGGGATTGCGCCCAGGTCATCGCAGGTGGCTGTCAGTGAAGTGGGGCTGGCTAGTGAATGCCCGGCTCTCTGGGCTTTTGCAGGGTGTCTGGTCTCTCGCCCATCGGCCGCGATGCTCCAGCCCTTACAACGCGTCTTGGGAGCAGCTGGGATGTTCCCCGGGAGGCCCTTGTCCTGGGCCGCTGGCTCCGAGGGCCGAGCTCGCCTGTCCACCCGGGGCCCGGGCGAGCGGGACGGGGGCCTGGCGGACTTCAGCGCCCGGCTGGCAGCGGGGCCAACGCTGCGGCACTTCTTAAGAAACGCGTCCCCAGCTCAGGGAACTCGCCATCAGCTGGAGgagccggaggagccagcgccctATCTCACCTCCAGCATCCTGGAGGAAGCCAGGAGGAAAG TTGCAGTGTATCTGGAGACCTATGGCTGCCAAATGAACGTTAATGACACCGAGATTGCCTGGGCCATCCTACAGAAGAGTGGCTACCTGAGGACACGCCAGCTGGAGGAG GCGGACGTGATTCTCCTGGTCACCTGCTCTGTCAG GGAGAAGGCTGAGCAGGCGATCTGGAACCGCCTGCGGCACCTCACGGCTCTGAAATCCAAGCGGCTGCGGTCCCAGGCACCTCTCCGCATCGGGATTCTAG GCTGCATGGctgagaggctgagggaggagATCCTGCACAAGGAGAAGCTGGTGGATATCGTGGCAGGCCCTGATGCTTACCGTGACCTGCCCCGGCTGCTGACTGTGGCCGAATCGGGCCAGCAGGCTGCCAACGTCCTGCTCTCCTTAGACGAGACGTATGCAGATGTCCTGCCTGTCCAGACCAGCCCGGATGCCACCTCTGCGTTTGT ATCGATCATGCGCGGCTGTGACAACATGTGTAGCTACTGCATCGTCCCCTTCACCCGCGGCCGCGAGAGGAGCCGGCCCGTGGCCTCCATCCTGCGGGAAGTGCAGATGCTGTCTGATCAG GGGGTGAAAGAAGTGACCCTCCTGGGTCAAAACGTCAATAGCTTCCGAGACACCTCCGAGGTCCAGTTCCGTTCGGCAGCCGCTCCTGGCCTGAGCCGCGGCTTTAGCACCATCTACAAGGCTAAAGAGGGGGGCTTGCGCTTCACACATCTGCTGGATCAGGTCTCCAGAGTCGACCCGGAAATGCGGATCCGTTTCACCTCCCCGCACCCCAAGGACTTTCCTGACGAG GTCCTGCAACTCATCCAGGAGAGGCGCAACATCTGCAAACAGCTCCACCTCCCGGCCCAGAGCGGGAGCTCCCGAATCCTGGAGGCCATGAGGCGAGG CTACACAAGAGAAGCGTATTTAGAGCTCATACAGCATGTGCGGGATTCCATACCAG GAGTGAGTCTCAGCAGCGATTTCATCGCTGGCTTCTGCGGCGAGACCGAGGGCGATCACCAGCAGACAGTGTCTTTGCTCAGGCAAGTCCGCTACAACGTGGGTTTCCTCTTTGCCTACAGCATGAGGCAG AAAACCCGGGCTTATCACCGGCTGCAGGACGACGTACCGGCTGAGGTGAAGCGAAGGCGGCTGGAGGAACTCATCTCCGTCTTCCGGGAGGAGGCCACCAGGGCGAACGGGGCCATGGTGGGCCGGTCGCAGCTCGTGCTGGTGGAGGGG CTGCTGCAGCCAGAGCTCTTGCTTAACGACACGGAAGGTGGATTTTAA
- the CDK5RAP1 gene encoding mitochondrial tRNA methylthiotransferase CDK5RAP1 isoform X2: MLQPLQRVLGAAGMFPGRPLSWAAGSEGRARLSTRGPGERDGGLADFSARLAAGPTLRHFLRNASPAQGTRHQLEEPEEPAPYLTSSILEEARRKVAVYLETYGCQMNVNDTEIAWAILQKSGYLRTRQLEEADVILLVTCSVREKAEQAIWNRLRHLTALKSKRLRSQAPLRIGILGCMAERLREEILHKEKLVDIVAGPDAYRDLPRLLTVAESGQQAANVLLSLDETYADVLPVQTSPDATSAFVSIMRGCDNMCSYCIVPFTRGRERSRPVASILREVQMLSDQGVKEVTLLGQNVNSFRDTSEVQFRSAAAPGLSRGFSTIYKAKEGGLRFTHLLDQVSRVDPEMRIRFTSPHPKDFPDEVLQLIQERRNICKQLHLPAQSGSSRILEAMRRGYTREAYLELIQHVRDSIPGVSLSSDFIAGFCGETEGDHQQTVSLLRQVRYNVGFLFAYSMRQKTRAYHRLQDDVPAEVKRRRLEELISVFREEATRANGAMVGRSQLVLVEGPSKRSAAQLCGRNDGNIRVVFPDTEMEDGTGSGALVRAQPGDYVLVKITSASSQTLKGVLLRRTTLRESAARL; the protein is encoded by the exons ATGCTCCAGCCCTTACAACGCGTCTTGGGAGCAGCTGGGATGTTCCCCGGGAGGCCCTTGTCCTGGGCCGCTGGCTCCGAGGGCCGAGCTCGCCTGTCCACCCGGGGCCCGGGCGAGCGGGACGGGGGCCTGGCGGACTTCAGCGCCCGGCTGGCAGCGGGGCCAACGCTGCGGCACTTCTTAAGAAACGCGTCCCCAGCTCAGGGAACTCGCCATCAGCTGGAGgagccggaggagccagcgccctATCTCACCTCCAGCATCCTGGAGGAAGCCAGGAGGAAAG TTGCAGTGTATCTGGAGACCTATGGCTGCCAAATGAACGTTAATGACACCGAGATTGCCTGGGCCATCCTACAGAAGAGTGGCTACCTGAGGACACGCCAGCTGGAGGAG GCGGACGTGATTCTCCTGGTCACCTGCTCTGTCAG GGAGAAGGCTGAGCAGGCGATCTGGAACCGCCTGCGGCACCTCACGGCTCTGAAATCCAAGCGGCTGCGGTCCCAGGCACCTCTCCGCATCGGGATTCTAG GCTGCATGGctgagaggctgagggaggagATCCTGCACAAGGAGAAGCTGGTGGATATCGTGGCAGGCCCTGATGCTTACCGTGACCTGCCCCGGCTGCTGACTGTGGCCGAATCGGGCCAGCAGGCTGCCAACGTCCTGCTCTCCTTAGACGAGACGTATGCAGATGTCCTGCCTGTCCAGACCAGCCCGGATGCCACCTCTGCGTTTGT ATCGATCATGCGCGGCTGTGACAACATGTGTAGCTACTGCATCGTCCCCTTCACCCGCGGCCGCGAGAGGAGCCGGCCCGTGGCCTCCATCCTGCGGGAAGTGCAGATGCTGTCTGATCAG GGGGTGAAAGAAGTGACCCTCCTGGGTCAAAACGTCAATAGCTTCCGAGACACCTCCGAGGTCCAGTTCCGTTCGGCAGCCGCTCCTGGCCTGAGCCGCGGCTTTAGCACCATCTACAAGGCTAAAGAGGGGGGCTTGCGCTTCACACATCTGCTGGATCAGGTCTCCAGAGTCGACCCGGAAATGCGGATCCGTTTCACCTCCCCGCACCCCAAGGACTTTCCTGACGAG GTCCTGCAACTCATCCAGGAGAGGCGCAACATCTGCAAACAGCTCCACCTCCCGGCCCAGAGCGGGAGCTCCCGAATCCTGGAGGCCATGAGGCGAGG CTACACAAGAGAAGCGTATTTAGAGCTCATACAGCATGTGCGGGATTCCATACCAG GAGTGAGTCTCAGCAGCGATTTCATCGCTGGCTTCTGCGGCGAGACCGAGGGCGATCACCAGCAGACAGTGTCTTTGCTCAGGCAAGTCCGCTACAACGTGGGTTTCCTCTTTGCCTACAGCATGAGGCAG AAAACCCGGGCTTATCACCGGCTGCAGGACGACGTACCGGCTGAGGTGAAGCGAAGGCGGCTGGAGGAACTCATCTCCGTCTTCCGGGAGGAGGCCACCAGGGCGAACGGGGCCATGGTGGGCCGGTCGCAGCTCGTGCTGGTGGAGGGG cccagcaaGCGCTCTGCCGCCCAGCTGTGCGGTCGGAACGACGGAAACATCAGAGTGGTCTTCCCCGACACGGAGATGGAGGACGGCACTGGCTCAGGGGCTCTGgtcagagcccagccaggggacTATGTGCTGGTGAAG ATTACCTCCGCCAGCTCCCAGACCCTGAAGGGAGTTCTGCTTCGCCGCACCACCCTCAGAGAATCAGCAGCGCGCCTTTGA
- the CDK5RAP1 gene encoding mitochondrial tRNA methylthiotransferase CDK5RAP1 isoform X4, with product MRGQERSPCPETRTPGIAPRSSQVAVSEVGLASECPALWAFAGCLVSRPSAAMLQPLQRVLGAAGMFPGRPLSWAAGSEGRARLSTRGPGERDGGLADFSARLAAGPTLRHFLRNASPAQGTRHQLEEPEEPAPYLTSSILEEARRKVAVYLETYGCQMNVNDTEIAWAILQKSGYLRTRQLEEADVILLVTCSVREKAEQAIWNRLRHLTALKSKRLRSQAPLRIGILGCMAERLREEILHKEKLVDIVAGPDAYRDLPRLLTVAESGQQAANVLLSLDETYADVLPVQTSPDATSAFVSIMRGCDNMCSYCIVPFTRGRERSRPVASILREVQMLSDQVLQLIQERRNICKQLHLPAQSGSSRILEAMRRGYTREAYLELIQHVRDSIPGVSLSSDFIAGFCGETEGDHQQTVSLLRQVRYNVGFLFAYSMRQKTRAYHRLQDDVPAEVKRRRLEELISVFREEATRANGAMVGRSQLVLVEGPSKRSAAQLCGRNDGNIRVVFPDTEMEDGTGSGALVRAQPGDYVLVKITSASSQTLKGVLLRRTTLRESAARL from the exons ATGCGGGGGCAGGAGCGCAGCCCGTGTCCTGAAACCCGCACGCCGGGGATTGCGCCCAGGTCATCGCAGGTGGCTGTCAGTGAAGTGGGGCTGGCTAGTGAATGCCCGGCTCTCTGGGCTTTTGCAGGGTGTCTGGTCTCTCGCCCATCGGCCGCGATGCTCCAGCCCTTACAACGCGTCTTGGGAGCAGCTGGGATGTTCCCCGGGAGGCCCTTGTCCTGGGCCGCTGGCTCCGAGGGCCGAGCTCGCCTGTCCACCCGGGGCCCGGGCGAGCGGGACGGGGGCCTGGCGGACTTCAGCGCCCGGCTGGCAGCGGGGCCAACGCTGCGGCACTTCTTAAGAAACGCGTCCCCAGCTCAGGGAACTCGCCATCAGCTGGAGgagccggaggagccagcgccctATCTCACCTCCAGCATCCTGGAGGAAGCCAGGAGGAAAG TTGCAGTGTATCTGGAGACCTATGGCTGCCAAATGAACGTTAATGACACCGAGATTGCCTGGGCCATCCTACAGAAGAGTGGCTACCTGAGGACACGCCAGCTGGAGGAG GCGGACGTGATTCTCCTGGTCACCTGCTCTGTCAG GGAGAAGGCTGAGCAGGCGATCTGGAACCGCCTGCGGCACCTCACGGCTCTGAAATCCAAGCGGCTGCGGTCCCAGGCACCTCTCCGCATCGGGATTCTAG GCTGCATGGctgagaggctgagggaggagATCCTGCACAAGGAGAAGCTGGTGGATATCGTGGCAGGCCCTGATGCTTACCGTGACCTGCCCCGGCTGCTGACTGTGGCCGAATCGGGCCAGCAGGCTGCCAACGTCCTGCTCTCCTTAGACGAGACGTATGCAGATGTCCTGCCTGTCCAGACCAGCCCGGATGCCACCTCTGCGTTTGT ATCGATCATGCGCGGCTGTGACAACATGTGTAGCTACTGCATCGTCCCCTTCACCCGCGGCCGCGAGAGGAGCCGGCCCGTGGCCTCCATCCTGCGGGAAGTGCAGATGCTGTCTGATCAG GTCCTGCAACTCATCCAGGAGAGGCGCAACATCTGCAAACAGCTCCACCTCCCGGCCCAGAGCGGGAGCTCCCGAATCCTGGAGGCCATGAGGCGAGG CTACACAAGAGAAGCGTATTTAGAGCTCATACAGCATGTGCGGGATTCCATACCAG GAGTGAGTCTCAGCAGCGATTTCATCGCTGGCTTCTGCGGCGAGACCGAGGGCGATCACCAGCAGACAGTGTCTTTGCTCAGGCAAGTCCGCTACAACGTGGGTTTCCTCTTTGCCTACAGCATGAGGCAG AAAACCCGGGCTTATCACCGGCTGCAGGACGACGTACCGGCTGAGGTGAAGCGAAGGCGGCTGGAGGAACTCATCTCCGTCTTCCGGGAGGAGGCCACCAGGGCGAACGGGGCCATGGTGGGCCGGTCGCAGCTCGTGCTGGTGGAGGGG cccagcaaGCGCTCTGCCGCCCAGCTGTGCGGTCGGAACGACGGAAACATCAGAGTGGTCTTCCCCGACACGGAGATGGAGGACGGCACTGGCTCAGGGGCTCTGgtcagagcccagccaggggacTATGTGCTGGTGAAG ATTACCTCCGCCAGCTCCCAGACCCTGAAGGGAGTTCTGCTTCGCCGCACCACCCTCAGAGAATCAGCAGCGCGCCTTTGA